A single Arcobacter sp. FWKO B DNA region contains:
- a CDS encoding undecaprenyl-diphosphate phosphatase, with translation MSIFEAIILGIIEGFTEFLPISSTGHMIIAADMMGIDENNMTSAFMIIIQFAAIWAVIFNYKDKFTPKKINLWMKIVLAFIPIGLVGFLFASTIKELFDSTVVAYAFIIGGVIFLIVEKYYKKEEHLISDVEKVSYKQALYIGLAQVLALIPGASRAGASIIGAMLVGLNRKASAEFSFLLALPVMCATTGYDLVKHYDEFIGANLIVLAVGFVTSFIIAYITMKLFIEFLSRFTFVAFGIYRIIIGLLLLAFFV, from the coding sequence GTGAGTATTTTTGAAGCTATTATTTTAGGAATTATTGAAGGTTTTACAGAGTTTTTACCTATATCATCTACAGGGCATATGATAATAGCTGCTGATATGATGGGGATAGATGAAAACAATATGACAAGTGCATTTATGATTATTATACAATTTGCTGCTATTTGGGCTGTTATATTTAACTATAAAGATAAATTTACCCCTAAAAAAATCAATCTTTGGATGAAGATTGTATTAGCCTTTATCCCTATTGGATTGGTTGGATTTTTGTTTGCTAGTACCATAAAAGAGCTATTTGATTCAACAGTTGTAGCATATGCTTTTATTATAGGTGGTGTCATATTTTTAATTGTAGAAAAATATTACAAAAAAGAGGAACATTTAATATCTGATGTAGAAAAAGTAAGCTATAAACAAGCACTTTATATTGGATTAGCACAAGTTTTAGCTCTTATACCAGGAGCAAGTAGAGCAGGAGCAAGTATCATAGGAGCTATGCTTGTAGGATTAAATAGAAAAGCAAGTGCAGAGTTTTCTTTCCTTTTAGCATTACCAGTAATGTGTGCAACTACTGGTTATGATTTAGTCAAACATTACGATGAATTTATCGGTGCAAATTTGATTGTGCTAGCTGTTGGCTTTGTTACATCTTTTATCATTGCCTACATTACAATGAAACTTTTTATTGAATTTTTATCAAGATTTACTTTTGTTGCTTTTGGTATTTATAGGATTATTATTGGGTTGTTACTTTTGGCGTTTTTTGTATAA
- a CDS encoding MqnA/MqnD/SBP family protein yields MLISKIDYLNLLPFYVFVKKEIQSTQQKSIINYKKSYPSKINQDFKYKRTDAAFISSIKSKNCKCTDVGIIAKDAVWSVLVLVNEPNKIDNESNTSNILADILGIQGKVAIGDKALKIYYKNQDEFLDLAQIWYEKYGLSFVFARFCYNKHKKYFEKIAKRFGASKIKIPQYILKNEAQKTSLTPKQILQYLEQIKYNIGIKEKKSLKLFFRKIDEKKFSK; encoded by the coding sequence ATGCTAATATCAAAAATTGACTATTTAAACCTTTTGCCTTTTTATGTATTTGTAAAAAAAGAGATACAAAGTACCCAACAAAAATCGATAATCAACTATAAAAAATCATATCCATCAAAAATAAACCAAGATTTTAAATATAAAAGAACAGATGCAGCTTTTATATCCTCAATCAAATCAAAAAACTGCAAATGTACAGATGTTGGTATCATTGCAAAGGATGCTGTTTGGTCTGTTCTTGTTTTGGTTAATGAGCCAAACAAAATAGATAATGAATCAAACACATCAAATATCCTAGCTGATATACTTGGTATTCAAGGAAAAGTTGCTATTGGTGATAAAGCTTTAAAAATTTACTATAAAAACCAAGATGAATTCCTTGACCTTGCTCAAATTTGGTATGAAAAATATGGATTATCTTTTGTATTTGCTAGATTTTGCTATAACAAACACAAAAAATATTTTGAAAAAATTGCCAAAAGATTTGGGGCATCAAAAATCAAAATACCTCAATATATCCTTAAAAATGAAGCACAAAAAACTTCATTGACTCCAAAACAGATATTGCAGTACTTAGAACAAATCAAATACAATATAGGAATAAAAGAAAAAAAATCTTTAAAACTTTTTTTTAGAAAAATTGATGAAAAAAAATTTTCTAAGTAG
- a CDS encoding MoaD/ThiS family protein — translation MVKVEFLGPISKEPMELDIKSLDELSVILKDDLQVSSWLNSCAVALNDKIINSRDVVLQSGDKISLLPPVCGG, via the coding sequence ATGGTAAAAGTAGAATTTTTAGGACCTATTTCAAAAGAGCCAATGGAGCTTGATATAAAATCACTTGATGAATTAAGTGTTATTTTAAAAGATGATTTACAAGTATCATCATGGCTTAACTCTTGTGCTGTTGCATTAAATGATAAAATAATCAATTCAAGAGATGTAGTGCTTCAAAGTGGGGATAAAATTTCGTTGTTGCCACCAGTTTGTGGAGGATGA
- a CDS encoding molybdopterin synthase catalytic subunit — MDGLEIYNGSLNVEVITNKWYQDMKDKNYGAIITFVGVVRDEDGIGGLSFDIYEPILKNWFEAWQQKANEKNAYVLMAHSLGDVPNHTSSYIAAVCSPKRRVALEMIDEFVEDFKQNAPIWKYDLKDSKRIYADDRSHKISGAGLLA, encoded by the coding sequence ATGGACGGTTTAGAAATATACAACGGTAGCTTAAATGTAGAAGTTATCACAAATAAATGGTATCAGGATATGAAAGATAAAAACTATGGTGCTATTATCACTTTTGTGGGTGTGGTTAGGGATGAAGATGGGATAGGTGGGCTTAGCTTTGATATATATGAGCCTATTTTGAAAAACTGGTTTGAAGCTTGGCAACAAAAGGCAAATGAGAAAAATGCCTATGTACTTATGGCTCACTCTTTAGGTGATGTACCCAATCACACAAGCTCATATATAGCAGCAGTTTGTTCACCAAAAAGAAGAGTAGCACTGGAGATGATAGATGAGTTTGTAGAGGATTTCAAACAAAATGCACCTATTTGGAAATATGATTTAAAAGATAGCAAAAGAATATATGCTGATGATAGAAGCCATAAAATATCAGGGGCTGGACTTCTTGCATGA
- a CDS encoding histidinol-phosphatase, producing the protein MKKLRIDLHNHTTLCNHATGTMEGYVLEAISKGIDIFGFSCHAPMNFDIKYRMSLEDMSTYEEEIFRLQDKYKNQIQILFAYEVDYLPPYIEPKVLSKPVDYFIGSVHFINSWGFDNPEFIGGYEGKDIDVIWGEYFDAISDMAKTRLFDVVGHLDLIKVFKYLPKKAVGIIAYDALKEIQKANMTIEINPAGLRKPIEELYPSKELLKIAYDLNIPITCGSDAHKIEQIGYGYEHAVALAKEVGYKNVQYFIKRVPQVVIF; encoded by the coding sequence ATGAAAAAACTAAGAATTGATTTACATAATCATACAACTCTTTGTAACCATGCTACTGGTACGATGGAAGGATATGTACTTGAGGCTATAAGTAAAGGGATTGATATTTTTGGTTTTAGTTGCCATGCACCTATGAATTTTGATATCAAATATCGTATGAGTTTAGAAGATATGAGTACTTATGAAGAAGAGATTTTTAGACTTCAAGACAAATATAAAAACCAAATTCAAATTCTTTTTGCATATGAGGTTGATTATCTTCCTCCATATATAGAACCAAAAGTATTGAGCAAACCAGTTGATTATTTTATTGGTTCAGTTCATTTTATTAATTCTTGGGGTTTTGATAATCCAGAGTTTATTGGTGGATATGAGGGAAAAGATATAGATGTTATATGGGGTGAATACTTTGATGCAATATCAGATATGGCAAAAACTAGACTATTTGATGTAGTAGGGCACCTTGATTTAATAAAAGTTTTTAAATATCTTCCTAAAAAAGCAGTTGGTATAATAGCGTATGATGCATTAAAAGAGATACAAAAAGCAAATATGACTATAGAAATAAATCCAGCTGGACTTAGAAAACCAATAGAAGAGTTGTACCCTTCTAAAGAACTTTTAAAAATTGCGTATGATTTAAATATTCCTATTACATGTGGAAGTGATGCTCACAAAATTGAACAAATTGGCTATGGATATGAGCACGCAGTTGCACTTGCCAAAGAAGTAGGTTATAAAAATGTACAATATTTTATAAAAAGAGTGCCACAGGTGGTTATTTTTTAA
- the glnA gene encoding type I glutamate--ammonia ligase: protein MGKFVNSVEEFFEFCKENEVKFVDFRFTDMKGMWHHVTYNMKAVGADLLTNGMPFDGSSIEAWQPINRSDMVLKPDVETAFLDPFTADSTIIVICDVYDIYKSQMYEKCPRSIAKKTLEHLANAGIGDVAYFGPENEFFVFEDVKVIDRANESYYRLDTEDGEWNDSKDYEHGNMGHRPRTKGGYFPVAPIDNGVDLRAEMMQVLEQVGLEVMLGHHEVAQGQHEIGIKFGTLVEAADNVQKLKYVIKMVAHLNGKSVTFMPKPLYGDNGNGMHVHQSIWKDGKNLFYKQGEYGNLSDTARHYIGGIFKHARAVAAFTNASTNSYKRLIPGFEAPSILTYSSQNRSASCRIPYGAGEMATRIEMRFPDSTACPYLAFAAMLLAGLDGIKNQYEPIGPMDEDLFELSLDEIREKGIPQMPHTLRGSLEALVRDNDFLKPVMTDLFIDTYQHYKFETQVWPYEARPTPFEVKTMYSC, encoded by the coding sequence ATGGGAAAATTTGTAAATAGTGTTGAAGAGTTTTTTGAGTTTTGTAAAGAAAACGAAGTTAAGTTTGTAGATTTTAGATTTACAGATATGAAAGGTATGTGGCATCATGTTACTTATAACATGAAAGCAGTTGGAGCTGATTTATTAACAAATGGTATGCCTTTTGATGGTTCATCAATCGAAGCTTGGCAACCAATTAACAGATCTGATATGGTTTTAAAACCAGATGTTGAAACAGCATTTTTAGATCCATTTACAGCTGATTCTACAATTATAGTAATTTGTGATGTTTATGATATCTATAAAAGTCAAATGTATGAAAAATGTCCAAGAAGTATTGCTAAAAAAACATTGGAACATCTTGCAAATGCAGGTATTGGTGATGTTGCTTACTTTGGACCAGAAAATGAATTTTTTGTTTTTGAAGATGTTAAAGTAATTGATAGAGCAAATGAGTCATACTACAGACTTGATACTGAAGATGGTGAATGGAATGATTCTAAAGATTATGAGCACGGAAATATGGGACATCGCCCAAGAACAAAGGGTGGATATTTTCCAGTAGCACCAATTGATAATGGTGTAGATTTAAGAGCTGAGATGATGCAAGTATTAGAACAAGTTGGACTTGAAGTAATGTTAGGACATCATGAAGTTGCTCAAGGTCAGCACGAAATTGGTATCAAATTTGGTACTTTAGTTGAGGCAGCTGATAATGTACAAAAGCTTAAATATGTTATCAAAATGGTAGCACACTTAAACGGTAAGTCAGTAACATTTATGCCAAAACCACTTTATGGTGACAATGGAAATGGTATGCATGTACACCAATCTATTTGGAAAGATGGTAAAAACTTATTCTACAAACAAGGTGAATACGGTAACTTATCTGATACTGCAAGACATTATATTGGTGGTATTTTTAAACACGCTAGAGCTGTTGCAGCATTTACAAATGCAAGTACAAACTCTTATAAAAGATTGATTCCTGGATTTGAAGCTCCTTCAATCCTAACATACTCAAGCCAAAATAGATCTGCAAGTTGTAGAATTCCTTATGGTGCAGGTGAAATGGCTACAAGAATCGAGATGAGATTCCCAGATAGTACAGCATGCCCATATTTAGCATTTGCTGCTATGCTTTTAGCTGGACTTGATGGTATCAAAAACCAATATGAGCCAATAGGACCAATGGATGAGGATTTATTTGAATTAAGTCTTGATGAAATTAGAGAAAAAGGTATTCCACAAATGCCACATACTTTAAGAGGTTCTTTAGAAGCACTTGTTAGAGATAATGATTTCTTAAAACCTGTAATGACAGATTTATTTATTGATACATACCAACATTATAAGTTTGAAACTCAAGTATGGCCTTATGAAGCAAGACCTACACCATTTGAAGTAAAAACAATGTATTCATGCTAA
- a CDS encoding peptidylprolyl isomerase has translation MKRLLFSLLLLSTFVFGNKIVVLQTNSGDIEIEIREDLAPLASENFLTHVKNGYYDGLIFHRVIKNFMIQGGDPTGTGRGGESIWGEPFKDEFAPNAVFDKSGILAMANSGPNTNGSQFFITTVPTYWLNGRHTIFGYVIKGMDIVRKIENTQTNGRNGGDKPLQTQKIIKAYIK, from the coding sequence ATGAAACGACTTTTATTTTCACTCTTACTTTTATCAACATTTGTTTTTGGTAACAAAATTGTAGTGTTACAAACAAATTCTGGTGATATAGAAATAGAAATAAGAGAAGACTTAGCACCACTTGCAAGTGAGAACTTTCTAACACATGTAAAAAATGGATATTATGATGGTCTTATATTTCATAGAGTTATAAAAAACTTTATGATACAAGGTGGTGATCCTACTGGAACAGGTAGAGGTGGTGAATCTATATGGGGTGAGCCTTTTAAAGATGAATTTGCTCCAAATGCTGTATTTGACAAATCTGGTATACTTGCAATGGCTAATTCAGGTCCTAATACAAATGGTAGTCAATTTTTTATAACTACTGTACCTACTTATTGGCTAAATGGTAGACACACTATTTTTGGATATGTTATTAAGGGTATGGATATAGTAAGAAAAATTGAAAATACTCAAACAAATGGAAGAAATGGCGGGGATAAACCTTTACAAACTCAAAAAATTATAAAAGCTTATATAAAATAA
- a CDS encoding PAS domain-containing protein → MRDTKVMPTQQEFELNKNDFIVSKTNSKGIITYGNKIFIKMSGYGELELLNKNHNMIRHTDMPKIAFKIAWDLIQNKKEFFGFVKNLRKDGGYYWVFANITPDFDSSGNIIGYTSVRRKANQQALKIIIPLYQELIKAEQSGGMKASMEILQKLLDDKNMSYNELIIALQGSK, encoded by the coding sequence ATGAGAGATACTAAAGTTATGCCAACACAGCAAGAATTTGAGTTAAATAAAAATGATTTTATTGTATCAAAAACTAATTCAAAAGGAATAATAACTTATGGAAATAAGATATTTATTAAAATGTCTGGTTATGGTGAGTTGGAATTATTAAATAAAAACCACAATATGATACGACACACAGATATGCCAAAAATAGCTTTTAAAATAGCTTGGGATTTGATACAAAACAAAAAAGAGTTTTTTGGATTTGTCAAAAACTTAAGAAAAGATGGTGGATATTATTGGGTTTTTGCAAATATTACTCCTGATTTTGATAGTAGTGGAAATATAATAGGTTATACTAGCGTAAGAAGAAAAGCAAATCAACAAGCACTAAAGATAATAATTCCTTTATATCAAGAACTAATTAAAGCTGAACAAAGTGGCGGAATGAAAGCTTCAATGGAAATATTGCAAAAACTTTTAGACGATAAAAATATGTCATATAATGAGTTGATTATTGCATTGCAAGGGAGTAAATGA